One segment of Arthrobacter sp. MMS18-M83 DNA contains the following:
- a CDS encoding thiamine pyrophosphate-dependent enzyme has protein sequence MDSFLPAVAAADAAPLASEQLRELYSLMAAVRYLDTSAVAWQRQGIIPGYAPELGQEAAQVGSAYALDTARDFAFPTYREMGVARTMGVDMVAYMSTHKATWHGGMYDPLASRLAPIQAVVAGSVLHAVGWAHGQTLSEEPGVALSYFGDGASSQGDVHEAMNFAAVMKAPVVFFIQNNGWAISVPTERQVAGGSVAGRAAGYGIPGIQVDGNDVVAVYEATRDAFAHCRAGNGPVVVEAMTYRRGPHSTADDPGRYRSLDDERIDAGKDPLERLRERLLAVGAADEAFFAAAHEAARIEEELIRTGIEALGPRPGTEMFDFVFQETTPALENQATRWREESEHV, from the coding sequence ATGGACTCATTTCTTCCCGCTGTGGCCGCAGCCGACGCCGCGCCCCTGGCTTCCGAACAGCTCAGGGAACTTTACTCCCTGATGGCTGCCGTTCGATATCTGGATACTTCGGCCGTTGCTTGGCAGCGTCAGGGAATCATTCCCGGCTATGCTCCGGAACTCGGCCAGGAAGCAGCCCAGGTCGGCAGCGCCTACGCCCTCGACACGGCACGCGATTTCGCTTTTCCGACGTACCGCGAGATGGGCGTCGCCAGGACCATGGGCGTGGACATGGTGGCGTACATGTCCACCCACAAGGCAACGTGGCACGGCGGAATGTATGATCCGTTGGCAAGCCGCCTCGCGCCTATCCAGGCCGTGGTGGCCGGCTCGGTGCTCCATGCCGTCGGCTGGGCCCACGGCCAGACCCTGAGCGAGGAGCCGGGAGTTGCGCTCAGCTACTTCGGCGACGGCGCTTCCTCCCAAGGCGATGTCCATGAAGCCATGAACTTTGCCGCCGTGATGAAAGCACCGGTTGTCTTCTTCATCCAAAACAACGGCTGGGCGATTTCCGTGCCCACCGAGCGGCAAGTGGCCGGCGGTTCGGTGGCTGGCCGCGCAGCCGGCTACGGCATCCCCGGCATTCAGGTGGATGGCAACGATGTGGTTGCTGTCTATGAGGCCACCCGGGACGCCTTCGCCCACTGCCGCGCAGGAAACGGCCCGGTAGTGGTCGAAGCAATGACCTACCGCCGCGGTCCCCATTCCACAGCTGACGACCCCGGCCGGTACCGGAGCCTTGACGATGAGCGCATCGACGCCGGCAAGGATCCCTTGGAGCGCCTCCGCGAGCGTCTGTTGGCCGTGGGCGCGGCAGATGAGGCCTTCTTCGCCGCAGCCCACGAAGCAGCACGAATCGAGGAAGAACTGATCCGCACCGGAATCGAAGCCCTCGGCCCTCGGCCAGGCACTGAGATGTTCGATTTCGTCTTCCAGGAAACCACCCCCGCCCTTGAAAACCAGGCCACCCGTTGGCGCGAGGAGTCCGAACATGTCTGA
- a CDS encoding amino acid permease, translating to MTTTSTAVRPAIPSQGLGHSMKPRQLTMMGLGSAIGAGLFLGSGAGIHAAGPAVLISYLVAGTLIILVMWALGEMAAANPNSGAFSVYAEKAMGKTAGSTVGWLWWLQLVVVIAAEALGAAGLLFSVWPVIPVWALALIFMVAFTAINLAGVRNFGEFEFWFAILKVAAIVVFLIIGAALLFGWLPGVTSPGFGHITGNFAPSGWAGIAAALFVVIFAFGGTEIVSVAAAETQDPVHSVGKAIRTVVWRILVFYIGSVFVIAAVLPSDSEGLKSPFAGVLNLAGIPGAGTAITLVAVVALLSALNANLYGASRMVFSLSERGEAPAFLSRLRGAQVPMAAVGVSVAFGFIATILELLFPDHVLPALLNLVGSTCLVVWGTALVSQFILRRRADREGTDLSLRMKGFPFLTVFGLVLLALIFVVGFSNAESAGQLIGTFLLIACIAVACRIGAKVKSARSA from the coding sequence ATGACAACGACGTCCACCGCTGTTCGACCCGCCATTCCTTCGCAAGGCCTTGGCCACTCGATGAAGCCGCGCCAACTGACCATGATGGGCCTGGGCAGCGCCATCGGTGCAGGGCTCTTCCTCGGCTCGGGCGCCGGGATCCATGCGGCCGGTCCCGCAGTACTCATCTCCTACCTTGTGGCCGGCACCCTGATCATCCTGGTGATGTGGGCCCTGGGCGAGATGGCCGCAGCCAACCCCAACAGCGGCGCATTCTCCGTCTATGCCGAAAAGGCGATGGGCAAAACGGCCGGATCAACGGTCGGCTGGCTGTGGTGGCTGCAGCTCGTAGTTGTCATCGCCGCGGAGGCCCTCGGCGCAGCAGGGCTGCTGTTCTCCGTCTGGCCGGTCATTCCCGTGTGGGCCCTGGCCCTGATTTTCATGGTGGCCTTTACCGCGATCAACCTCGCCGGAGTCCGGAACTTTGGTGAGTTCGAGTTCTGGTTCGCCATCCTGAAGGTTGCGGCCATTGTGGTCTTCCTCATCATCGGCGCGGCATTGCTGTTCGGTTGGCTGCCTGGAGTGACTTCCCCCGGCTTTGGACACATCACGGGTAACTTCGCACCGTCCGGTTGGGCCGGAATTGCCGCGGCGCTCTTTGTAGTGATCTTCGCCTTCGGTGGCACCGAAATCGTGAGCGTGGCTGCCGCGGAAACGCAGGACCCGGTTCACAGCGTCGGCAAGGCCATCCGCACCGTGGTGTGGCGCATCCTGGTTTTCTACATCGGCTCAGTCTTCGTCATTGCGGCCGTCCTTCCCTCTGACTCAGAAGGGTTGAAGTCGCCGTTCGCTGGTGTCCTGAACCTGGCGGGCATCCCGGGAGCCGGCACGGCAATCACCCTTGTTGCCGTTGTGGCCCTGCTCTCAGCGCTCAACGCGAACCTCTACGGGGCCTCACGCATGGTGTTCTCGCTATCCGAGCGCGGCGAAGCCCCGGCTTTCCTGTCGCGGCTGCGCGGCGCCCAGGTGCCCATGGCCGCCGTCGGGGTTTCGGTTGCTTTCGGCTTCATCGCCACCATCCTGGAACTGCTCTTCCCCGACCACGTGCTTCCCGCCTTGCTCAACCTGGTGGGCTCCACCTGCCTCGTGGTCTGGGGAACGGCACTCGTGTCCCAGTTCATCCTGCGCCGCCGCGCCGACCGCGAAGGAACGGATCTGTCGCTTCGCATGAAGGGATTCCCCTTCCTCACGGTATTCGGGCTGGTACTGCTTGCCCTGATCTTCGTGGTGGGCTTCTCGAATGCCGAGAGCGCAGGCCAGCTGATCGGCACGTTCCTGTTGATCGCCTGCATCGCCGTGGCGTGCAGGATCGGCGCCAAGGTCAAGTCGGCACGAAGCGCCTAG
- a CDS encoding Lrp/AsnC family transcriptional regulator produces the protein MAVDELDAKIVRFFTDSPRASVLEASRVLKVARATVQSRLDRMAERGVVAPWVPQPDPAGFGYPVVAFCSLTINQDLGHDAVVEALSAIPELIEIHTVSGSSDLMVRVVGKSNSDLQRVLDKLIATKTVLRSSSVIVLNTHFQGRTLPLLEAAAKENAG, from the coding sequence GTGGCTGTTGACGAGTTGGATGCCAAGATTGTCCGATTTTTCACCGACTCCCCGCGTGCGTCTGTCCTCGAGGCATCCAGGGTCTTGAAGGTAGCTCGCGCCACGGTCCAGTCCCGGCTGGACAGGATGGCCGAGCGGGGTGTGGTGGCTCCTTGGGTTCCGCAGCCGGACCCTGCGGGCTTCGGCTATCCCGTGGTGGCCTTCTGCTCGCTCACTATCAACCAGGACCTGGGGCACGACGCCGTCGTCGAAGCCCTGTCTGCTATTCCCGAACTTATTGAGATCCACACTGTTTCCGGCAGTTCGGATCTCATGGTGCGGGTGGTCGGCAAGTCGAACTCGGACCTGCAGCGCGTGCTGGACAAGCTCATCGCCACCAAGACCGTGCTCCGCTCGTCGTCCGTGATCGTGCTGAATACGCACTTCCAAGGCCGCACCTTGCCCCTCCTGGAAGCGGCAGCCAAGGAGAATGCGGGCTGA
- a CDS encoding NUDIX hydrolase gives MNTVYANSANVAERRLAPPSLAISTVIFALRPSESSGRPTLWLPLVRRIREPFKDMWALPGGPLQHDESLQDAASRNLRETTGLAPQYLEQLYAFGGLHRSPAQRVVSIVYWALVQPTEAALADESENVRWFRADRLAELAFDHNAIVDYALWRLRNKMAYGSIAYHLLGEFFTLAQVREVYEAVLDRQLDPANFRRQIKGTPEIEETGEYLQGGKHRPPRLYRFTGTPGLGPDNRSTP, from the coding sequence GTGAACACCGTGTACGCCAACTCCGCGAATGTCGCAGAGCGTAGGCTCGCACCGCCGTCGTTGGCCATATCCACGGTGATTTTCGCCCTCCGCCCGAGCGAAAGCTCCGGCCGCCCGACGCTGTGGCTGCCGTTGGTGCGCCGCATCCGCGAACCGTTCAAGGACATGTGGGCGCTCCCCGGCGGTCCCTTGCAGCATGATGAGTCCCTCCAGGATGCAGCTTCGAGGAACCTCCGCGAAACAACCGGGTTGGCGCCTCAATACCTCGAGCAGCTCTACGCTTTCGGCGGCCTGCACCGCTCTCCTGCCCAACGTGTTGTCTCGATCGTCTACTGGGCGTTGGTGCAGCCCACGGAAGCCGCACTGGCGGACGAGTCAGAGAACGTCCGTTGGTTCCGGGCTGACAGGCTTGCCGAATTGGCCTTCGACCACAACGCGATCGTCGACTACGCCCTATGGCGGCTGCGCAACAAGATGGCCTACGGGTCCATCGCCTATCACTTGCTGGGGGAGTTCTTCACCCTGGCCCAGGTCCGCGAAGTCTATGAGGCTGTCCTGGACCGCCAGCTGGATCCGGCGAACTTTCGCCGGCAAATCAAGGGAACACCGGAAATCGAGGAAACCGGTGAATACCTTCAGGGCGGAAAACACCGCCCGCCACGCCTCTACCGCTTCACCGGCACGCCCGGACTCGGGCCAGACAACAGGAGTACACCATGA
- the nadA gene encoding quinolinate synthase NadA — protein MSSVNTAIQLITREEAESGRSAAGSTCSPALAKGPWEYDLAETLAGIPAYGPGASSSDDAPKATPRQGQLPEEYKLASDAELDARIRAAKETLGERAVILGHFYQRDEVVQYADFVGDSFQLANAALTKPDAEAIIFCGVHFMAETADILSSENQAVVLPNLAAGCSMADMADEDSVEECWEQLEEIFGTAPDSEGRAPVIPVTYMNSSAALKAFCGRNGGIVCTSSNAKTVLEWAFERGQRVLFFPDQHLGRNTAKALGVPLEQMPMWNPSKELGGNDEQTLLDSRVILWHGFCSVHKRFNVGQIEKARAEFPGVNVIVHPECPMEVVDAADGAGSTDFIKKAIAAATEPTTFAIGTEINMVNRLAAENPQHTIFCLDPVICPCSTMYRIHPGYLAWVLEELVEGRVVNRITVDDSVKDNAKIALERMLAARPL, from the coding sequence ATGAGCAGCGTCAACACAGCTATTCAGCTGATCACGCGGGAGGAAGCCGAGAGTGGCCGTTCCGCGGCGGGCTCAACGTGCAGCCCTGCTCTGGCCAAGGGCCCGTGGGAGTACGACCTCGCAGAGACCCTGGCCGGCATTCCGGCCTACGGTCCCGGCGCTTCCAGCTCCGACGACGCCCCAAAGGCCACCCCCCGGCAGGGCCAATTGCCTGAAGAATACAAGTTGGCCAGCGACGCCGAGCTCGACGCCCGGATCCGCGCCGCCAAGGAGACGCTGGGGGAGCGGGCCGTTATTCTGGGCCACTTCTACCAGCGCGACGAAGTTGTCCAGTATGCGGATTTCGTGGGCGACTCCTTCCAACTGGCCAACGCGGCCCTGACCAAGCCCGACGCCGAGGCCATCATCTTCTGCGGTGTGCACTTCATGGCAGAGACTGCAGACATTCTCTCCAGCGAGAACCAGGCCGTGGTCCTGCCGAACCTGGCCGCCGGTTGCTCCATGGCAGACATGGCGGACGAGGACTCGGTGGAGGAATGCTGGGAGCAGCTCGAAGAGATCTTCGGGACCGCACCTGATTCCGAAGGCAGGGCCCCGGTCATCCCGGTGACCTACATGAACTCGTCAGCCGCATTGAAGGCCTTCTGCGGCCGAAATGGCGGCATCGTCTGCACGTCCTCCAACGCCAAGACCGTGCTTGAATGGGCTTTCGAACGCGGCCAGCGGGTGCTTTTCTTCCCTGACCAGCACTTGGGCCGCAACACTGCCAAAGCCCTTGGCGTGCCGCTGGAGCAGATGCCTATGTGGAACCCGAGCAAGGAGCTCGGCGGAAACGATGAGCAGACCCTGCTGGATTCCCGCGTCATCCTCTGGCACGGCTTCTGCTCCGTCCACAAGCGCTTCAACGTGGGCCAGATCGAGAAGGCCCGTGCCGAATTCCCCGGCGTGAACGTCATTGTGCACCCCGAATGCCCTATGGAAGTTGTTGACGCGGCGGACGGGGCAGGCTCCACCGACTTCATCAAGAAGGCCATCGCCGCCGCAACCGAGCCCACCACCTTCGCAATCGGGACCGAGATCAACATGGTGAACCGTTTGGCGGCCGAGAACCCCCAGCACACCATCTTCTGCCTGGACCCGGTGATCTGCCCTTGCTCCACGATGTACCGCATCCACCCCGGCTATCTCGCCTGGGTGCTTGAAGAATTGGTGGAGGGCCGCGTGGTCAACCGCATCACGGTAGACGATTCGGTCAAGGACAACGCCAAGATCGCCCTCGAACGCATGCTTGCAGCCCGGCCGCTCTAG
- the nadB gene encoding L-aspartate oxidase: MTAERFPGARAPRRLIVVGSGIAGLYSALLAAEAGVDVVLLSKGALADSNTFFAQGGISAVLEEPAPGDTVAAHIADTLKAGGGHCNEEAVRVLCTEARLDIMGLERFGVRFDADDDGDPALGLEAAHSAPRILHAGGDATGAGIAKALILSVLDAQAAGKLQVLGHAQATGLIESEGQVAGVEFQRNGRLEALHGDAVLLATGGAGQLFARSTNPSVATADGLALAWRAGAELADLEFFQFHPTSMVLPAAAGPAAAGADPLLISEAVRGEGAILVDAKGERFMPAYHPDAELAPRDVVSRSIALHLASLGDPNGHVFLDARVVEAAKGQGFLEKRFPTISARTREAGVDWTRQPVAVAPAAHYWMGGVVTDLYGRTSVPGLLAAGEVACTGVQGANRLASNSLLEGLVFGRRAVEGFLGEVQSNSGETDSLVPSAPALRSHAGERLASSAAGMDLHATTALSGTTEPAGALSWQPELVPEPFSRTALRRLMTAKAGVLRTGGLLREAAEALNAWADVVLPENVPDSADSLVHEDANLLLAAQLLVQAAGARRGSLGAHYRSDAVETPLEEPNQRYTIRRKASLVND; the protein is encoded by the coding sequence ATGACTGCAGAACGCTTTCCCGGTGCTAGGGCGCCGCGGCGACTCATCGTCGTCGGCAGCGGCATCGCCGGACTCTATTCCGCACTGCTTGCCGCTGAGGCCGGTGTGGACGTCGTCCTGCTCAGCAAAGGCGCGCTGGCAGACAGCAACACCTTCTTCGCGCAAGGCGGGATTTCGGCAGTGCTCGAGGAGCCCGCCCCCGGGGATACCGTTGCCGCGCACATTGCGGATACCCTCAAGGCCGGCGGAGGCCACTGCAACGAGGAAGCCGTGCGGGTGCTGTGCACCGAAGCGCGCCTCGACATCATGGGGCTTGAGCGTTTTGGTGTCCGTTTCGACGCGGACGACGACGGCGATCCCGCCTTGGGGCTCGAAGCCGCCCACTCGGCTCCGAGGATCCTGCACGCCGGCGGAGACGCCACCGGCGCCGGAATTGCGAAGGCACTCATCCTCTCAGTCCTTGACGCGCAGGCCGCCGGGAAACTCCAGGTGCTGGGACACGCACAGGCCACCGGCTTGATCGAGTCTGAGGGACAGGTTGCAGGCGTTGAATTCCAGCGGAACGGGCGCCTTGAGGCTCTACACGGCGATGCCGTGCTGCTTGCCACTGGTGGAGCGGGACAGCTATTTGCCCGGAGCACCAATCCCTCGGTTGCAACGGCCGACGGGCTCGCGCTCGCGTGGCGGGCAGGAGCGGAGCTCGCGGACCTCGAGTTCTTCCAGTTCCACCCCACGAGCATGGTGCTGCCAGCTGCTGCAGGCCCGGCGGCCGCCGGCGCCGATCCCCTCCTGATCTCCGAAGCTGTCCGCGGTGAAGGCGCCATCTTGGTGGACGCCAAGGGCGAACGATTCATGCCGGCCTACCACCCCGACGCCGAACTTGCTCCGCGCGACGTCGTCTCCCGCAGCATCGCCCTCCACTTGGCTTCACTTGGCGATCCCAACGGCCATGTCTTCCTTGACGCCCGGGTGGTCGAAGCAGCCAAGGGGCAAGGTTTCCTCGAGAAACGATTCCCCACCATCAGCGCCCGGACCCGCGAAGCCGGCGTCGACTGGACCCGTCAGCCCGTTGCGGTTGCCCCGGCCGCCCATTACTGGATGGGAGGCGTCGTCACCGATCTGTACGGCCGCACCTCCGTGCCCGGGCTGCTTGCGGCCGGCGAAGTGGCGTGCACCGGTGTCCAGGGCGCGAACCGCCTCGCCAGCAACTCCTTGCTCGAAGGACTCGTGTTCGGGCGGCGGGCTGTTGAAGGGTTTCTTGGCGAGGTGCAGTCCAACAGCGGGGAGACCGACTCGCTGGTTCCCTCGGCGCCTGCGCTCCGGTCTCACGCCGGCGAACGCCTCGCAAGCTCGGCGGCCGGCATGGACCTGCACGCAACAACGGCGCTTTCGGGAACCACCGAGCCGGCCGGGGCGCTTTCGTGGCAGCCTGAACTTGTCCCCGAGCCCTTCAGCCGTACCGCCCTTCGTCGGCTGATGACTGCCAAGGCCGGGGTTCTCCGGACTGGGGGGCTGCTCCGGGAGGCTGCTGAGGCACTCAACGCCTGGGCCGACGTCGTGCTTCCTGAGAACGTGCCGGACTCGGCGGATTCCTTGGTGCACGAGGACGCCAATTTGCTCCTGGCGGCGCAACTGTTGGTGCAAGCTGCCGGGGCACGGCGGGGGTCGCTGGGCGCGCACTACCGGAGCGACGCCGTCGAAACCCCACTTGAAGAACCGAATCAGAGATACACCATCCGCCGGAAAGCGAGCCTCGTCAATGACTAG
- the nadC gene encoding carboxylating nicotinate-nucleotide diphosphorylase, translating to MTSLTLPAAPVRDILERAFAEDAPNGDITSQLLIPAEARATAVLNARVPGVFSGGTVFRDAMLLIDPDTEVELLLADGEAFDAGTHLARVSGRARSVLLAERVGLNLAQRMSAIATKTSEFVKLVEGTKARITDTRKTTPGLRVLERYAVRCGGGANHRYSLSDAVLAKDNHLAVMTGGDSAKLTALLAAAKAQLGHTTHFEVEVDSAEQIEPVLAAGVDTIMLDNFSLEELRAGVEQVAGRAIVEASGNVNVNTVADIAAAGVDVISIGGLTHSVAALDLGLDVTLDVGVSPGLG from the coding sequence ATGACTAGCCTGACCCTCCCCGCAGCACCCGTCCGGGACATTCTGGAGCGGGCCTTCGCGGAGGACGCGCCGAACGGGGACATCACTTCGCAACTGCTGATCCCCGCCGAAGCCCGGGCCACCGCCGTGCTCAATGCGCGCGTTCCCGGGGTCTTCAGCGGCGGAACCGTGTTCCGGGACGCCATGCTGCTCATCGACCCGGACACCGAAGTGGAGCTGCTGCTCGCCGACGGTGAAGCGTTCGACGCCGGAACCCACCTCGCGCGGGTCAGCGGCCGCGCCCGCTCCGTGCTGCTCGCCGAACGCGTCGGGCTCAACCTGGCCCAGCGCATGAGCGCCATTGCCACCAAGACCTCGGAGTTCGTGAAGCTGGTCGAAGGCACCAAGGCCCGGATCACAGACACCCGTAAGACAACGCCAGGGCTGCGGGTATTGGAACGCTACGCCGTCCGCTGCGGCGGGGGAGCCAACCACCGCTACAGCCTGTCTGATGCGGTCCTGGCCAAGGACAACCACTTAGCCGTGATGACCGGGGGCGATTCCGCTAAACTCACCGCACTGCTCGCGGCTGCCAAGGCACAACTGGGCCACACTACGCATTTCGAGGTGGAAGTAGACAGTGCCGAGCAGATCGAACCAGTCCTCGCGGCGGGCGTCGACACGATCATGCTGGACAACTTCTCCCTTGAGGAGCTCCGTGCCGGCGTGGAGCAGGTGGCCGGGCGCGCCATCGTCGAGGCAAGCGGCAACGTCAATGTCAACACCGTGGCGGACATCGCGGCGGCAGGGGTGGATGTCATTTCCATCGGCGGACTCACGCACAGTGTTGCGGCGCTGGACTTGGGCCTGGACGTGACGCTGGACGTGGGCGTTTCCCCAGGCCTGGGCTGA
- a CDS encoding cysteine desulfurase family protein: protein MIFLDAAATTPVRREVLEAMWPYLTGEFGNPSSHHSLGEAAANALSGARAAVAEILGCRPGEITFTSGGTEADNLAVKGIALARRSADPALNRVVISAIEHPAVEESAHYLQRVHGFDVDLVPVDRYGVVTPEALRSTLRPETALVSIMYANNEIGTVQHVRQLAEVAAEHGVPFHTDAVQAAGWLPIAVKELGVDALSISGHKLGAPKGSGVLYAKGRLRIEPVVHGGGQERGRRSGTENVAGAVALATALTLADAEQSGLAEQSGVAGRVSELRDAFIGTVLETVPGAVLTGHPSRRLPSIASFCFPGTSGESVLLELERLGVVCSSGSACAAGSDAPSPVLLALGIEPEVAQTAVRFSFNSTVTSAELEEAAQAVAAAVGSVQGLGRR from the coding sequence ATGATTTTCCTCGACGCTGCGGCCACCACTCCCGTCCGCAGGGAAGTCCTCGAAGCGATGTGGCCCTACTTGACGGGCGAGTTCGGCAATCCTTCAAGCCATCACAGCCTCGGCGAGGCAGCTGCGAACGCGTTGTCCGGCGCGCGTGCGGCAGTTGCGGAGATCCTGGGCTGCCGGCCGGGCGAGATCACCTTCACCTCCGGCGGCACGGAAGCAGACAATTTGGCCGTGAAGGGAATCGCCCTCGCAAGGCGGTCGGCGGATCCGGCCCTGAATCGCGTTGTCATCAGCGCTATCGAACACCCCGCCGTCGAGGAATCCGCACACTACCTGCAACGCGTCCATGGATTCGACGTGGACCTGGTCCCCGTGGACAGGTACGGAGTCGTGACCCCTGAGGCGCTCCGGTCAACCCTCCGTCCGGAAACTGCCCTCGTCAGCATCATGTATGCCAACAACGAGATCGGGACGGTGCAGCACGTGCGGCAGCTCGCGGAGGTGGCCGCCGAACATGGCGTGCCGTTCCATACGGACGCTGTCCAGGCCGCCGGCTGGCTGCCCATCGCCGTCAAGGAACTGGGCGTCGACGCACTGAGTATTTCCGGCCACAAACTCGGCGCGCCCAAGGGCAGCGGCGTTCTTTATGCCAAGGGAAGGCTCAGGATCGAGCCGGTAGTCCACGGAGGTGGCCAGGAGCGGGGGCGACGCTCTGGAACCGAAAACGTGGCAGGTGCCGTTGCGCTGGCCACGGCATTGACCCTTGCCGACGCTGAACAATCCGGATTGGCTGAACAGTCGGGAGTCGCCGGCCGGGTCTCTGAGCTGCGGGATGCCTTCATTGGGACGGTCCTTGAAACAGTGCCCGGAGCTGTTCTCACGGGCCACCCCTCGCGGCGGCTGCCATCCATCGCGTCCTTCTGTTTCCCCGGCACCAGCGGAGAATCCGTCCTGCTGGAACTTGAGCGGCTTGGCGTGGTCTGTTCGAGCGGATCGGCATGCGCCGCGGGATCGGATGCGCCGTCTCCAGTCCTGCTGGCGTTGGGCATTGAGCCCGAGGTTGCCCAGACCGCTGTCCGCTTCAGCTTCAACTCCACGGTGACCTCAGCGGAACTGGAGGAGGCCGCGCAAGCCGTGGCTGCCGCCGTCGGGAGCGTGCAGGGACTCGGTCGCCGCTGA
- a CDS encoding GtrA family protein translates to MDSSAAPTTELRQTSLSRTLTSKRRKGILRYPVVRQLIRFTGVGIICTATSLALYALFRPWMGPQLANAAALIITSLMNTALNRRLTFKITGNRKRTRDHLNGLIVIAVALVITGGSLGVLHAFRPDATLTEDLWTTTLSGFFATAVRFSMLRHWIFRRARHV, encoded by the coding sequence ATGGACTCTTCTGCTGCGCCCACCACTGAGCTGCGGCAGACGTCCCTTTCGAGAACGCTCACTAGCAAGCGTCGCAAAGGTATCCTGCGCTATCCGGTGGTCCGGCAGCTGATCCGTTTCACCGGCGTCGGAATCATCTGCACGGCGACGTCGCTGGCCCTGTACGCACTGTTCCGGCCGTGGATGGGACCCCAGCTGGCCAACGCCGCAGCGCTGATCATCACGTCGCTCATGAATACAGCACTGAACCGGCGGCTGACCTTCAAAATTACCGGCAACCGGAAGAGGACCCGGGACCATCTGAACGGGCTGATCGTGATCGCGGTGGCCCTGGTCATCACGGGAGGGAGCCTGGGTGTGCTGCATGCGTTCCGGCCCGATGCCACGCTGACCGAGGACCTCTGGACCACCACGCTGTCCGGATTCTTCGCCACGGCCGTGCGCTTCTCCATGCTGCGGCACTGGATTTTCCGTCGGGCGCGGCACGTCTGA
- a CDS encoding fumarylacetoacetate hydrolase family protein — translation MTSPRARRIARVRPLSPATPDEQFFVANNAVDFASAAGRTWTVVESPFADSPANGSSGERPGWHRGAEVLEDTFTFLAPSVPANVLGMAHNTGQPGRDLPAQAFHKAATSVIGPGEAIELASAVGYVDPEAELTVVVGRKVRGLTPENARDAILGFTIGNDVSARDLQKTDELWIRAKSQDTFTPAGPWVVTDLDDRDLSIGIVHNGKELRTASSADLGWKVDEILVYLSSFMTLHPGDLVLTGFPAECARIAPGDVVTCRVEGIGELTNPVKAASWEKSPA, via the coding sequence ATGACTTCCCCACGTGCACGCCGGATCGCCCGCGTCCGCCCCCTCTCCCCCGCCACTCCGGACGAACAATTCTTCGTGGCGAACAACGCCGTCGATTTCGCTTCGGCGGCAGGCCGCACCTGGACCGTGGTGGAGAGCCCGTTCGCGGATTCGCCGGCAAACGGCAGCAGCGGGGAGCGACCTGGGTGGCACAGGGGCGCGGAGGTCCTGGAGGACACGTTCACGTTCCTGGCCCCGTCTGTTCCCGCCAACGTCCTCGGCATGGCACACAACACTGGCCAGCCGGGCCGGGACCTGCCCGCGCAAGCGTTCCACAAGGCCGCCACAAGTGTCATCGGACCGGGCGAGGCCATCGAGCTCGCCTCTGCGGTCGGCTACGTGGACCCGGAAGCGGAACTGACGGTCGTCGTCGGGCGCAAAGTCCGCGGACTGACACCTGAGAATGCCCGCGACGCTATCCTCGGTTTCACGATTGGAAATGACGTCTCTGCACGGGACCTGCAGAAAACGGACGAACTGTGGATCAGGGCCAAAAGCCAGGACACCTTTACTCCGGCAGGACCCTGGGTCGTCACGGACCTCGACGACCGTGATCTTTCGATCGGCATCGTGCACAACGGCAAGGAATTACGGACGGCCAGCTCCGCTGACCTCGGCTGGAAGGTGGACGAAATCCTTGTCTACCTCAGCTCCTTCATGACTTTGCACCCCGGCGATCTGGTGCTCACCGGCTTCCCGGCTGAGTGCGCCCGGATCGCGCCGGGAGACGTTGTGACCTGCCGCGTTGAGGGCATCGGAGAGCTGACCAACCCTGTCAAAGCTGCATCCTGGGAGAAATCCCCGGCGTGA